From Leptotrichia sp. OH3620_COT-345, one genomic window encodes:
- a CDS encoding helix-turn-helix domain-containing protein, with protein MSEKLNIEPDLCRTDDGLDTITGKWKLPILLHIMKNKTMRFSDFMRAMPQITQKMLTKNLRELEDDDLIKRISYPVIPPKVEYSLTEHGKELEPVIDLLHQWGIKHKQYMQDKWNKNNHF; from the coding sequence ATGTCTGAAAAATTAAATATTGAACCTGATTTGTGCCGAACTGATGACGGACTTGATACAATCACAGGAAAATGGAAATTACCTATCCTGTTACACATTATGAAAAATAAAACTATGCGTTTTTCAGATTTTATGAGGGCTATGCCTCAAATAACACAAAAAATGCTTACAAAAAATTTAAGGGAATTAGAAGATGATGATCTAATAAAACGTATTTCCTATCCTGTCATTCCACCTAAAGTGGAATATTCACTCACTGAACATGGAAAAGAATTGGAGCCTGTCATTGATTTATTACATCAATGGGGAATAAAACATAAACAATATATGCAGGATAAATGGAATAAAAACAATCATTTTTGA
- a CDS encoding VOC family protein, with translation MKNTGLHHISVLSSDAERAYYFYHHILGLKLILKTVNQDDPNMYHLFFGDETGRAGTEFTVFEMKGTRETSFGTNSIERTMFLVRSEASIRFWENRLTDFNVCHYGVETYNGQKILRFEDEDGQKLGFVYRNTEIGKMDPFVAEDIPEEHAILGIGDVYLRVRYTEPTQEIIEKNYGFKKYGEIMWNDYKVSMFKFENNPFKHEIHIIEDKKSRLQYLGTGGIHHIAFGVEDVKDLEELQKKLNEKNVQSSGIVNREFIISSYFREPNYNLFETATPLSKGKETFPEQGREFHEIPLFLPEFLEKRREEIERNVNFKFSK, from the coding sequence ATGAAAAATACAGGGCTCCATCATATATCTGTACTGTCAAGTGATGCTGAAAGAGCATATTATTTTTATCATCATATATTAGGATTGAAGTTAATTTTAAAAACTGTCAATCAGGATGATCCAAATATGTATCACTTATTTTTTGGAGATGAAACGGGAAGAGCAGGTACTGAATTTACAGTTTTTGAAATGAAAGGAACAAGGGAAACTTCATTTGGAACAAATTCTATTGAAAGGACAATGTTTTTAGTACGTTCAGAAGCGTCCATACGTTTTTGGGAAAATAGGCTTACAGATTTTAATGTATGTCATTACGGAGTTGAGACATATAATGGTCAGAAAATTTTAAGATTTGAAGATGAAGATGGGCAAAAACTGGGCTTTGTGTATAGAAATACCGAAATAGGTAAAATGGATCCTTTTGTTGCTGAAGATATTCCTGAAGAACATGCTATTTTAGGAATAGGAGATGTCTATTTACGTGTGAGATATACTGAACCGACACAGGAAATAATTGAAAAAAACTATGGATTTAAAAAATATGGAGAAATAATGTGGAATGATTATAAAGTTTCGATGTTTAAATTTGAAAATAATCCTTTCAAGCATGAAATTCATATTATTGAAGATAAAAAATCCAGACTTCAGTATTTAGGTACAGGAGGAATACATCATATTGCATTTGGAGTCGAAGATGTGAAAGATTTGGAAGAACTTCAGAAAAAACTTAATGAAAAAAATGTTCAGAGTTCAGGGATTGTAAATAGAGAATTTATTATTTCAAGTTATTTCAGAGAGCCGAATTATAATTTATTTGAAACCGCTACACCTCTTAGTAAAGGTAAGGAAACTTTTCCCGAACAGGGAAGAGAGTTTCATGAAATTCCGTTGTTTTTACCTGAATTTTTAGAAAAAAGACGGGAAGAAATTGAAAGAAATGTAAATTTTAAATTCTCAAAATAA
- a CDS encoding alpha/beta hydrolase, translating to MEYMFIKGTERLFVLFHGTGGNENSLLFLTGELDPYASVLSFLGNVGIGKNRRFFAPLVNKKMDKNEVTRRSYEFFKKWDSFKFDEIKEIVFIGYSNGANFILGLLQERPDIANKTILLHPSNLGWIFKEKPLKNKIIATTGASDIIAPAGDVMKLKKEFENIGYKDFQVILLDGGHGISDEEVEKLKKFK from the coding sequence ATGGAATACATGTTTATAAAGGGAACAGAAAGATTATTTGTACTGTTTCACGGAACAGGGGGAAATGAAAACAGCTTGTTGTTTCTAACAGGAGAACTGGATCCCTATGCAAGTGTACTAAGTTTTTTAGGAAATGTAGGAATAGGAAAAAATAGAAGATTTTTTGCTCCTCTTGTAAATAAAAAAATGGATAAAAATGAAGTGACAAGAAGGAGTTATGAATTTTTTAAAAAATGGGACAGTTTTAAATTTGATGAAATAAAAGAAATAGTATTTATAGGTTATTCAAATGGAGCAAATTTTATACTGGGACTTTTACAGGAACGTCCGGACATTGCAAATAAAACAATATTGCTGCATCCAAGTAATTTAGGTTGGATTTTTAAGGAAAAACCTTTAAAAAATAAAATTATTGCAACTACAGGAGCAAGTGATATTATAGCTCCTGCGGGAGATGTTATGAAATTAAAAAAAGAATTTGAAAATATCGGGTATAAAGATTTTCAAGTTATACTTCTTGATGGGGGGCACGGAATAAGTGATGAAGAAGTTGAAAAATTAAAAAAATTTAAATAA
- a CDS encoding LLM class flavin-dependent oxidoreductase, translating into MVELGISSFGETTPMEKTGEVLSHDERIRNMVEEIELADKVGLDIYAIGEHHRSDFAVSAPEIVLAAGAVNTKNIRLSSATTNISSNDPVRVYQNFSTVDALSNGRAEIMLGRGSFTESFPLFGYDLKDYEELFNEKMDMILEIKKNEILNWKSRKFTQNVDGKGVYPRAVQEDFPIWVATGGHIESTLRIAEKGLPIVYAIIGGNPLAFKQLIDIYRKFGEESGHNPEKLKVAAHSWGFIADTTEEAVKKYFYPTKVLTDQISRERAHWRELSRDRYMQSVGPNGAMFVGSPDDVAQKLIKVIEDLGLDRFMLHVPIGSIPHEDTMKSIELFGTKVAPIVREYFGKKAK; encoded by the coding sequence ATGGTAGAATTAGGAATAAGTTCATTCGGAGAGACAACACCTATGGAGAAAACAGGAGAAGTACTTTCACATGATGAACGTATTAGAAACATGGTAGAAGAAATAGAACTTGCAGATAAAGTAGGGTTGGATATTTATGCGATAGGCGAACATCATCGTTCTGATTTTGCAGTATCCGCTCCGGAAATTGTCCTTGCGGCGGGAGCGGTAAATACTAAAAATATACGTTTATCCAGTGCGACAACGAACATATCGTCAAATGATCCTGTAAGAGTTTATCAGAATTTTTCGACAGTTGATGCCTTATCAAACGGCCGTGCTGAAATTATGCTGGGAAGAGGATCATTTACAGAATCATTTCCTTTATTCGGTTATGATTTGAAAGATTATGAAGAACTGTTTAATGAAAAGATGGATATGATACTTGAAATAAAAAAGAATGAAATTTTGAATTGGAAAAGCAGAAAATTTACTCAGAACGTTGATGGAAAAGGAGTCTATCCGAGAGCGGTTCAGGAAGATTTTCCTATCTGGGTTGCAACAGGTGGACATATAGAATCAACATTAAGAATTGCAGAAAAAGGACTGCCTATTGTTTATGCCATTATTGGAGGAAATCCTCTGGCATTCAAACAGTTAATAGATATTTACCGTAAATTTGGAGAAGAAAGTGGGCATAATCCTGAAAAACTTAAAGTTGCAGCTCACTCATGGGGATTTATAGCTGATACGACCGAAGAAGCAGTAAAAAAATATTTTTATCCTACAAAGGTTCTTACAGATCAGATCTCTCGTGAAAGAGCTCATTGGAGAGAACTCAGCAGAGATAGATATATGCAATCGGTAGGACCAAATGGTGCAATGTTTGTGGGGTCTCCTGATGATGTTGCTCAGAAACTGATTAAAGTAATAGAAGATCTGGGACTGGACAGATTTATGTTGCATGTACCTATAGGTTCGATACCTCATGAAGATACTATGAAATCTATTGAACTCTTCGGAACAAAAGTTGCCCCTATTGTAAGAGAATACTTCGGTAAGAAAGCAAAATAA